DNA sequence from the Chitinophaga flava genome:
TGCCAGCAGGTAGATCTGGGTGATATTGTGCCGGATCACGAGTACGTGCAGCATTTCCTTGTTCATCACGTCCAGCGACACATAAGGCCCTGTTCCTTTCAGCAGCTCATGTTCTTCCCGGAGATCTGATGCCAGTACGTTGGCATCTCCATACATTTTCCTTAACGCCAGGGTCAGCTCCACGCCTATTTGTCCGCAGGCACCAATAACCAGGATCTTATCTTTCTTCATACACGAAAATTGTAAGCTATAATTTGAGAGCGTAATATTAACAGGTTCGGCGGTATTTCCGCACTGCCTGATCATTCGCATGACAATGCCATAACAATAAAAACAACCATGAGAGAACTTTCCAATGGCGGATTACAAAAGTATGACAATTTTAACTTTTCATATTACAGGAACGGGGCTTGACGGCTCCCTGTTAATACAGGGAAAGACTATCTTTGCATTTCGATTAGTGACCCAATAGTTATAAATTATGAAGCATTTAAAATCATTGTTCAAAGAACAGTACAATCCGGAGAATTTCTTCCTGATTGCAGGCCCTTGTGTAATTGAAGAAGAAGAGTTGCTGATGACCGTAGCAGAGAAGGTTTCCGGTATCTGCAAACGGCTTGCTATACCTTATGTTTTTAAGGCCTCTTACCGCAAGGCCAACCGTACCAGTGTACACTCTTTTACGGGCATTGGCGATGTGGAAGGGCTGGAGCTGTTGCATAAAATAGGTAAAACCTTTAATGTGCCGGTAACCTCCGACATTCACTCTGCAGCCGAAGCCGCTATGGCAGCTGCTTACGTAGATGTGTTACAGATACCTGCCTTCCTGTGCCGTCAGACAGACATCCTGCTGGCAGCTGCAGAAACAGGTAAAGTAGTGAACGTAAAAAAGGGCCAGTTCCTCAGCGGCGAATCCATGAAGTTTGCTGTTGAAAAAATTAAGGGCGCCGGCAACGAACATATTATGCTCACCGAAAGGGGTACTACCTTCGGTTATCAGGACCTGGTGGTAGACTACCGCAATATCCCGGTGATGAAACATTTCGGTCATCCGGTGGTGATGGACTGCACGCACTCGCTGCAGCAGCCTAACCAGACCAGCGGTGTTACCGGCGGCAACCCGCAGATG
Encoded proteins:
- the kdsA gene encoding 3-deoxy-8-phosphooctulonate synthase, producing the protein MKHLKSLFKEQYNPENFFLIAGPCVIEEEELLMTVAEKVSGICKRLAIPYVFKASYRKANRTSVHSFTGIGDVEGLELLHKIGKTFNVPVTSDIHSAAEAAMAAAYVDVLQIPAFLCRQTDILLAAAETGKVVNVKKGQFLSGESMKFAVEKIKGAGNEHIMLTERGTTFGYQDLVVDYRNIPVMKHFGHPVVMDCTHSLQQPNQTSGVTGGNPQMISTIAKAAIATGADGLFIETHPDPANAKSDGANMLRLDLLEELLEKLVELRKVAVKL